The window AACATTGACAGAAGCggggaaaaatacaaagaacTCACGGGGCCAGTAAAATCCAGAAGACGGGTACAATACACCTCTGCCTCGTCAAATCTCTTCTGGGTTTTATAGTACGTAGCAAGATAAAGCAAAGCTTCTACCATATTTGGTCCTTCCCTCTCTTCAGCTTCCATCCTCTCCAAATCCTTCTTGTAGTAAAATGCTGCCTCTTCAGGACGCCCGAGTTCATATTGCAACTTTGCTAGTTGGTGCAGGGCAATTGCTTCCCTGTCATTACAATTTGCTGCCCTTCTGTAACACTTAATTGCCTCCTCAAGCATGCGAAGTTGATCAGTTTCATAACAATGAGCCATTGAGATCCACAACCGAGAATCATTTGGCTGCAAGAATACGGATTTTCGGAAGTAATGTAGGGCATAGAATGGCATGCCCATCATCTCATAAGCTTGTCCTAGTCCATACCATGCTCGATAATCACATGGATTTATATCTATAGCCCGTCGATAGGCATCAACAGCAGCTGGCGTATTTTTCATCTCAATATACTCATGACCCATAAGTGTCCAAGCagacaaataatttttgttcaatttgagTGCCCTCCTAAAATACATAACTGACTTCTCATGCTGCCCCTTTAAACTATAGTAATTGCCAATAATGCAACAAGATTCAGGCCTGTATTTATCAGTCATAAATACCCTATGGGCAAGGTAACTCAGGGCAGAAGAACACTCATTTGCATAGAGCACATTGGAATACATATCCATGTCTTCGACTCGGTAAGGATCATTTCTTAGAAGTTCTTCAAATATTGTTTCAACTTGTTGAAATTCCCTCAAACTGTACTGGGCTTTTGCAATTTGAGCCTGGATGTAATTACTATAACCAAAAGTTCCCTGTAGATATTCGTATTTTACTAAAGATTCGCTGTGCATCCTAATTTCTAGGTAAGCACTGGCAAGAAAGAAGTCCTTCATCCAATGGTTGTTGAGATTGAGGCTGTTCAAGATGTCAATTGTAGTACACAAAGACTGCAGCTCTGACCATGCATTCCAGTTCCAAGGGTAGCTATTCACAGACTCAACAAGAACTGTACGAGCAACAGTCTCGCTGCCTTTCTCTTTGAGAACAAGACCATACAAGTACAATCCAAATGGATCAATTGAGCCATTCTTGCGAAGTGTTGATAACTCACGCTCCAAAGAGACCAGTTCGCGGTTCACAGAATCACTCTTACCTAAGGGTCCCTCAAGTTCTATCACCTCTTCTTCTTTCCGCTTTTCCCCAGCCTTCATGAAACAATGAGAATAAGAgtatttatacatataaaacttCTGAGAAAAAACAAAGATCGAATAGACCATATATCCTTGAAAATCAACAGGTATCACGCCATTTGTTAGAGTTAATTCTAGTTATTATTACCATTTAATATTAACATGctaacataaaaataaacagAAGTAGCTCTTAACGCCATTCATAACAGATCAAAAATTTATTGAAGTAGGAAAATAAAGAACTATGCAACCCCCTACTATCTCACAAATACCATGagattctttaattttcttgcaaTTTGGGTTGGCATGAGAAATTATGCACTCTTCATGACTTTCTGCTAGTGATCAAAGCTATGCATAAGTATATTCAGTCTTTGTTGCAGCCATTGCAAAACTGGAGGCACTTAGCCCAAAATTCAAACCTGAAAAAGGGTTAATTTTATCACCTTAGGTATGCATGTGCTTTCAGTTATTTATTAGTGAAATTTCATACCTAAATCAAACATTGAAGCAAGTCTCATGTCTGGCCACCATTTCTCATCTAAACAAAACCTCATTATACCATGCTTCTTTTTGGTTCTGGGTATTAAGTCCAATTATTGCATAGTTGACACTTTTTGTAGCACCAAGTCACCAACCACTAACCTTGGGTATTAATGATTCAACTCCATTGACAACAACTTTACATGCTTCCACCCaaataaaaaagggaagatTTAGAAAAGGCTTCAAAATAAGAATTCTAAAGACTATCATCCTGAACCAGCTAGTGTTTTGCCTAAATCCTACCAAATTGAATCTCTTATTGATTTATTTCCTACAATCAACAAAGAACACAATACAGAAAACAAGTCTCATTCCTAATGTATCAAAACCCACCATCATATAATATCCAATCTAAAACAGAAGGaacaatataaattatacaGCTAGAAGAGTATGCAACAAACCAGATAAAGAGCATAACAACGCAAGAACACAGATTTCTTCCCAGTTTGGTCCCGTAGCACATGAGCAGCCCTCCTGTACTCTCGGCAGTCAAAGTAAGACTTAGCCAGGAGGTAAAAGTCACCATCCACAGCATCGTCCTCCTCCATCACAGGAGTAGACACGTACGACACACCAGCAATGGGTGTTGAAGTGATCTCATTCGTGCGGAATCTCCTGCGAATGCTTGAGCTTCCCCACTGGAATCTGGTGTTTGAAGGCGTGAAATTTGCCGGGTCTTGCTCAATACCCATCAACTGTTCTGCTGCCCTGCATTACCAATTTACCATAGACCCAACAAATCAAAATCCATtgcaaataaaatcaaacaaatatttgatgatcaaaacaaggaaaaaacaaatGGGGTAGCAAACTAGCAATATACTTTTCACTTTCCCATTTGAAAAAACAAGGTTTTTACATCAATTTTgacaagggaaaagaaaaatatgcactTGGGTTAGTTAAGTTAGAGATTCTGGATAGAGTTTTACAATTATGACTATTTGTTTTCCTATTAATCAAGTTGCTTAGTTACCAAATGGAGCATAAAGACAGTAACTTTAACACTAATTAGATAAATAAACACAGGAATTCAAACAAAAGAACATTgattaatatgaaaattaagTAAGTGATTTCAGAAGCAACAAAAGCACTTATCAAAAATTGGGGGTTTAGAGTTTTATAGGGTTTTGGAGTTAGAAATGAGTACCATTTGGAAGCAGTGTAGAGGCAACGATCACTGAGCTGACGAATCGCAATGCGGAGCTCACTTCTACAACTCTCTTTTgaattcatctctctctctctctctctgttcaaAGCTTAATTGCTTGCGCTCTTGTTCATTCAAAACAAATCCCAAAAATCAAACAGTGTTTGCCTCTAAAGTGCGCGCCGTGTGTGGTGGTCGAAATTCACTGCTCGGTCCGCGCCCAGGGTTTTTGAAAGTATAGTGGCCGAGGTCTTCAACTGTTCACTCTTTAGAGCTGGGCCAGGCCTATAGAGTACCGtggtaaatgaaaaatgaaCCAAAATTGTCTATGAACTAGTTGGGCTTAGTCGAGAAAAGATTGGTTTATATTCATTTGTTTAGCATGCAAGTTAACCTCAAGTTCAAGTTTATGCTTGTTATTAAACGAGTTAACCTCAacattataatatatttgtgaACAAATTAGTAAACATGAGAGTTGATTTAATTAtagatataatattatatttttatttacattataATGTACCCGTTCATTTTTACTATTATGAACGGGTACAGAATTTTATTAAGGTTTTAGCACATatggaaaaagaataaaagaatgaatagttttttatttattttaagtatacACTAAATGAATGAAATAGATTGTGAACAAGGTCGACTTTGTTTgataagaaaatgaataaagttTGAAAATATGGATAAGGATTGGGTTTAGTGCACATGAGACCAATtgaaatgtgccaaatatttaacATGTATCAACATCTCAATAGGTCTAGTGCGTCTGTGCATTGGATCAAGCCAATTATTGAACTTGTAATCTTGTTCCATGATAAGTACAACTATACCTAAACTTTTAGTAATACTCAAGTCTGAGTAGGGTCGGCCCACTTATGCCATATTAAGGAGAGTGATAAAGCCCAAAACAAATTAGAGCCCAACTAGACAATAACGATTATGAAAAACCTGTGTGTTGTGACTAGGAAAATCGAAAATGTTCACTCAGCTTCAAAGAGCTCCTTCACCACTCTCCCATCTCAAAACCCACTCTCCAAAACCACTATATTTACTTCCACTCCACTctctcaccaccaccaccaccaccaccacacagtGGCTCTAGCATTATTTTTTAGCGGGTtcaataagaaacataaattatataaaattttaaacaaaagataaattaattatatcgacataacaaaaacaaaaaatctttaatgcataaagttttacaattgccTTACGATGTTTCATATCTTGAAATTATTGTATGATATCTTCATTATCAATCCTACTAACTACATATATTTCAATGTACATAGtcaagcaatcattcatccactaatttctcatttaattgatttatttaaaatttcttaagaTCTAAATGAGCTTTTTCTAAGGTTTAAGATTAGTAGATTCtacttttgttgttgggctaattaaaaaatttttcccagattttagatcaaattgatTTGTCATTGAGATTTTTCTTTGGGTTTAAAAAGGTCAAGATATTTTTAAGAtgattatatttaaatttatttcaattggaCTTAAGGTTAGGGagttcaaacttttattttaagtgtcaaaacaagaaaaataaaataaaaaatattataataatttttttcttttttttttgggttcaattcagggggttcaaatgggCTCCAAGTGGAGCCGCCCTTGCCACCACACCGCCATCGTTGCCGCCATAAGATGCCACGACCTTAGCCAAACTAATCCTTAGCTATgacccaaaaaccctaatctaaatCATCCAAGACCCTTAAATCCAATGGACCCAAGACCTAGTCAACAAAACCCTTAAGCTCCTCTGTAACCATGGACCAAAAGCCCTCCATTTCTTCGATAAAGCCTTCAAACTCTTCATGTCAATGCATGAGCATGGTTGTTTTTTTCAGGACTTGAATTCGTTCAATACTGTTATTGACATTTTGTGCAAGTCGAAATGCGTTGAAATGGCTCATAACTTGTTTAAGATGATAAATGGTAGGTTTAAGGCTGATTGTGTTAGCTATAATATAATTGCaaatgggttttgtttgattaagAGGACACCTAAGGCATTGGAGGTGTTGAAGGAAATGGTTGAGAGGGGAATGAATTTGAGCTTAACGATGTATAATATAATGCTTAAAGGGTATTTTAGGGCTAGTCAGATTAAGGAAGCTTGGGAATTCTTTTTGCAAATGAAGAAAAGGAAATGTGGGATTGATGTTATTACTTATAATCTTGGTTCATGGGTTTGGTTGTGTGGGCAAGATTAAGAATGCTAGAAAGGTTTTTGATGAGATGATTAAGGAAGGGGTGCTTCCTTCGGTTGTGATGTATAATGCTTTGATTCAGGTTTTGTGTAAAAAGTATAGTGTGGAAAATGTAGTTGAGAAGATGGTGGGGAAGGGTTATGTGCCTAATTCGACGGCTTATAGTGTGTTGGTTAGAGGATTATGTCACGCGGGTGAAATGGATGGGCATTGGAGTTTGGAAGAATGAAGGATGATGAGTGGGAGCCGAACGTTCAGATGTATAACATTGGGATTCGTTATTTTTGTGATGtaggagagaagaaaaagggtTGGAGGTGCTTGAAAAGATGGATAGTGGGGTTTGCTTCCCCAATTTGgatatatataatgttttgaTAAGTGCAATATGTTTGTGAGGAAGAAATCAAATGATTTGTTGGTGGCTGGAAAGTTGTTCACTTTCAATCGGGTTTTGAATGGGCTCTTGCTAACTGGTAATCAAGGCTTTTCAAAAGAGCTTTTGAGAATGCAGAGTAGATGTGGCTATCTTCCACATCAGTTCAAACTGTGCAGCCTAGTGGCATTTAAATTGGCTAATGAATAACGTCATTGCACTCACATCCTCTTGtcaaatattgaaaatatttccaagtGTGAAGGGCTCCCATTGTTGTAGAAGCTGACTTGTGATTGATAGTGGCTTTATAGGATGCACATCTTATTTGCTCTTCAAAGGCAACTAAAATTGCATTATGAATTTCAATCAACACCTAAAATTGGGACATTCAATGCCTGCTTGTGCAACTAGTCCAcaaaaaagaatttatattataaagGTTGTGGCAGTGAAGGGTTATTAATGGGAACAAAGTACTTGAGTGTTTGAAATCCCTCTTTCAGCCTTTTAGTGgaaaaaaagtacaattataTGTGGCAACAATTGGGATAGAGCAACATTTGATGATGGCCATTGAtttcataaatttgaaagttgaTTTGCTTCATCCTTCCTAGTTCCTTATGCTACCTCATGTTTTGGAATTGGCATCTGCGGACATGTTTAAACTCCAAGAAGCCTAGAACCCTTCCATAGGTGATGACTATTCTTGTTGTTTAGAGGGCCAAATGTTGCATCAACATTGCAGGGGATTACTAAAATCTAAAGGGTAGTTGTAGAGGAAGTTGTCTCTACTATGATCAGCAATGGGAAACCACCTGATTTTGCAATGCACATTGGGGATGATAGATCTGACGAATGTCATATATAGATTCTCTCTACATATTATAGGCTACACATGCTATCCTTAGTCACCATTTGGTTCCCATCAAAACATTATTTAGATGTAGAGAATGGGGAGGAGGCTTGTTATAGCTACTTTCGATATCTTAAAGATGTACTTTTATGAAATCAAAGCCCAATGATTTTCTTCACTCAACTAACAAGAGCAACATAGATGAGAAAGTATAAAACAGTTTGCAATTTGTTCCTATTTAGTTACTGTTTGCTAAGTAATTCTATAGTACATGGcaagaatacttttttttttttttttactaagggtttgtttggaatccacttattttgctgaaactaaaaactttttattgaaagtactgtagataaaggtaaaagttagatgaaataacatagtgaaactcatgaatagaatcaaaaagtgcagtgagacccataaatagtagcaaaaataagttaaatagtaaaataagttggctttttaatttggagccaaTTTTTTTGGCCTATTTTATAGCCCATTGTAAATCCTATGCATAAGATATAGAAACCGCtgttttggtgattagggttttctttaCGTAGCttttaagagaaagaaaaactgTAATACCgcattttgtatttttccttaataatagtgaaatctctgCAACTCCGTACACGAAGGCAAATTGCCAAACCATGTAAATACTGttttgtgcgtgtgattattttttctttagtgtgtgttttctctattttgtttctcataggTTTGGGAATTTCATATTAATTCCCTACACCCTCATCTCCTTTGTTCTCACCCTTCAAATGACAAGcccgttctctctctctctctctctctctctctctctcttttccttcaaCCAATAAGCCTCTTCTCTAATTCTCTTCACCAAGTTATATTTCCTTTCTTGTGGAGTAACCCTTGCAACATGCAACCGATGCACAACTGCCACCATTTCTGGTCCCAATCCCATCATTTTCTCTTCaatcttcttatattttttggCATCGCTTGCCTGATCCAAAAGGGTACACCAAAAAATCTTCAGTTGGTTCCTCAATAGAAGCTTAACAAAGCTAAAtaaatatgatttgtagagatgCTGTAAATTATCATATTGGAAATGCACCAACAGCTGTAATTCAACTTCATAATCATTGCCTTCAGCAAGTATCTTAAGCACATCTTTTGCAGAATGGATGCATCTTGTCACTCCAACCAATTGATCACATGCTTCATTGATCTGGAGTTGAAGCCAATAAGAACCAATGCTTAGAACGTCAACCCTCatattgtcaaaatttggtTGTAGTTGTGTAGCCCAATGACCGTTGGCTTCCACTTCATCATCATATCCTCATCTTCATCTGAGGAATCCCCAACAAATCATCCACTAGTCTTTTGATATGGTAGCAACTGATCAAAACCATAATTGGGTACAGTATGAACAAGCTTCTCATCAATCTTAAGCTCACCTATCTCATCAGTTAATATCTCATTAATGACAGTATTAACAGGCTTCCCCTGGAATGCTCTGTCACCAAAGCTCTCTGGGTCAGTCTTTCCCCATAGACCATCCACATGTTCTTCTTCCTTCATCAACTTCCAAAACAAGCTCAAACCCCACTAAAATCCAAAACCAACAATAGTATGAGCTAACTTTCCTCttctatttaaaacaaaatcgAAATCAACATATGTATAAGCAGCAAAGCAATTGGTAAGGTCGCTACGCTTTTGTATTTCGTTTATTTCTCCCAAATTCCCACTATCTCTAACGAAGTTGAAAGCTTTAGTGGGTTACTTATTATACTAGGAGTAGGAGGTAAGTCGGTTGCCTTGTCTGTTTGGAAAagggattattattattattattattattatttttaatttgaaccgACCAAATTATTTATAGTAGTATagtacaaataaaaatttatatataaaaaaaaaagggaaaaaagaaataatctATGAATTGTTGGtaatttaaccattttttttatagagggtttcaactatcagaaactttaccagttaagctaattAGAATCCACTGttggtaatttaacatagtATCAAAGCATTACTCGTAACATGCTTATTTATATGAGTCTACTCAACAactaattttacaacatttgtTAATAGCAAGcaattttcctttttcactcataaaaaatatagaggatttttttttaaagggactAATAACTTTCAagcgtaaaaaaaaaatgaactgatcaaattatatatagtaccgttttttttttctttttttttttggggtgggggggggggggttggttccattaactaataaaacaaaaataatattataattttcaacataaattcaaattaaattttttgagatgaaaataaattcaatttaattatgCATTTGTATCT of the Quercus robur chromosome 10, dhQueRobu3.1, whole genome shotgun sequence genome contains:
- the LOC126701472 gene encoding anaphase-promoting complex subunit 8-like, whose protein sequence is MNSKESCRSELRIAIRQLSDRCLYTASKWAAEQLMGIEQDPANFTPSNTRFQWGSSSIRRRFRTNEITSTPIAGVSYVSTPVMEEDDAVDGDFYLLAKSYFDCREYRRAAHVLRDQTGKKSVFLRCYALYLAGEKRKEEEVIELEGPLGKSDSVNRELVSLERELSTLRKNGSIDPFGLYLYGLVLKEKGSETVARTVLVESVNSYPWNWNAWSELQSLCTTIDILNSLNLNNHWMKDFFLASAYLEIRMHSESLVKYEYLQGTFGYSNYIQAQIAKAQYSLREFQQVETIFEELLRNDPYRVEDMDMYSNVLYANECSSALSYLAHRVFMTDKYRPESCCIIGNYYSLKGQHEKSVMYFRRALKLNKNYLSAWTLMGHEYIEMKNTPAAVDAYRRAIDINPCDYRAWYGLGQAYEMMGMPFYALHYFRKSVFLQPNDSRLWISMAHCYETDQLRMLEEAIKCYRRAANCNDREAIALHQLAKLQYELGRPEEAAFYYKKDLERMEAEEREGPNMVEALLYLATYYKTQKRFDEAEVYCTRLLDFTGPEKETAKSLLRGMRTTQSGFPSMDVEHFSP